One window from the genome of Fundidesulfovibrio putealis DSM 16056 encodes:
- a CDS encoding cache domain-containing protein, protein MRFMLPSSVRANLLLVILAGILPMVVVILWTGDELRKKEQLEAEAGSQLICGSLASQQEAITLGVKQLLSTLAQLPEVQGLDVKKCSLLFENLLELNPHHGNIVLLNTNGDALASGRAFLKSNIMHLKHVADAKNRLEFSAGQYQVGSISKVPVFSFAFPVMDFSGRLVGILATSLKLDRYYAMFELTAMPPGTVFEVLDDTGVRMVRYPEGEKSRIGTPVSPNDWLQYFASVTPKGLKPYFEDHEGHSDHMDEDDARRHYISRQLRLNPGGPPYMIFTVGIPEAQIIAKADAVTIRYLIWLSVASLLSLATAYLIGKRGLVIPLKKMANTAKQLESGDLEARTGLEYLVLSALSQSHLTI, encoded by the coding sequence ATGCGCTTTATGCTTCCCAGCTCGGTGCGGGCCAACCTCCTCCTGGTCATTCTGGCTGGGATTCTGCCCATGGTTGTTGTCATCCTCTGGACGGGAGATGAACTCCGGAAAAAGGAGCAGCTAGAAGCTGAAGCGGGTTCACAGCTCATCTGCGGTAGCCTCGCCAGCCAGCAGGAAGCGATCACACTGGGAGTGAAGCAGCTCCTTTCTACTTTGGCTCAATTGCCAGAGGTCCAGGGGTTGGACGTCAAAAAGTGCTCTCTGCTCTTTGAGAACTTGCTCGAGCTTAATCCTCATCACGGGAACATCGTTCTATTGAACACGAATGGGGACGCACTGGCCTCGGGAAGAGCTTTCCTGAAGTCCAATATAATGCACTTAAAGCACGTTGCAGATGCAAAAAATCGCTTGGAGTTCTCAGCAGGTCAATATCAAGTTGGGTCCATCAGCAAGGTCCCTGTATTCTCCTTTGCCTTCCCGGTAATGGATTTTTCAGGTCGCTTGGTCGGGATACTCGCCACCAGCCTAAAGCTTGACCGCTATTACGCCATGTTTGAACTCACCGCCATGCCCCCCGGTACTGTGTTTGAGGTGTTGGACGACACTGGGGTTCGCATGGTTCGATATCCTGAGGGTGAAAAATCCAGAATCGGGACGCCCGTTTCGCCAAACGATTGGCTACAATATTTTGCGAGCGTTACGCCAAAAGGCTTGAAGCCGTATTTTGAGGACCATGAGGGCCATTCTGATCACATGGACGAGGATGACGCTCGCCGCCATTACATCTCCCGCCAGTTGAGACTCAATCCTGGCGGACCGCCCTATATGATCTTTACCGTGGGGATTCCTGAAGCCCAGATTATTGCCAAAGCTGATGCCGTTACCATAAGGTATCTCATCTGGCTTTCCGTGGCTTCGCTATTATCCTTGGCCACTGCATACCTTATAGGAAAACGGGGCTTGGTAATTCCTTTGAAGAAAATGGCTAACACCGCCAAGCAGCTTGAGAGCGGTGACCTAGAAGCTAGGACTGGGCTGGAATATCTGGTTCTATCGGCCTTGTCGCAAAGTCATTTGACCATTTAG
- a CDS encoding PAS domain-containing sensor histidine kinase produces the protein MALQQSEERYRRIVETASEGIIGMDVEGYVTYVNGSLLHMLGYNFEEMLSRHIKEFIYPEDYADYDRQIACRSNGLPGYYDLRYKKKDGGPLWCMVSTSPVMGVDGTYEGSFAMLTNITERKLAEEALVKSEKLYANAIAATSDGIWEWDLTTDVTYYSPRWYEMLGYEVNAFPMNLEAWKSLCHPDDLEASIAAIQVCLASAESLSFMIEFRMRAKSGAWRWIRGRGNVVDRDAQGKPRKVAGTNADITERKLAERALQESEERYKRLADNAQDAIFLADDSGNILDANRHARETLGYSREEFTHMRVWDIDLSATPESYSRLIATCLAQGVVTVFGSHRRADGTEYPVEVQTCVFQEQGSNFILGVARDVTDRMKMQELMIQTEKMMSVGGLAAGMAHEINNPLSGILQSLQVIKRRLKEPSALSERAASESGCTFESIQIFLAARKIFNFLDAIEESGRRASQIVRSMLSFSRCDSSGHQPVEIKSLLDKSLELCATDYDLKSNYDFRNIKIIKNYDSRSPSVMGLATQIQQVLMNILTNAAHAMVGSREPCLVLSTRLEDGMVQIDIKDNGPGMADELRRKVFEPFFTTKEVGSGTGLGFSVSYFIVVNHHRGTIEVESESGKGAHFIIRLPSALDREAPRAPLAQR, from the coding sequence ATTGCATTACAGCAGAGTGAAGAACGTTACCGCCGAATAGTGGAAACGGCCAGTGAAGGCATCATTGGCATGGACGTTGAGGGGTATGTCACTTATGTGAATGGCTCTCTATTACATATGCTTGGATACAATTTTGAGGAGATGCTCAGCAGGCATATAAAGGAGTTCATTTACCCAGAGGATTATGCGGACTACGATCGTCAAATTGCCTGCCGAAGTAATGGACTTCCTGGCTATTACGATCTGCGCTACAAAAAAAAAGATGGGGGGCCTCTCTGGTGCATGGTGTCCACAAGCCCTGTGATGGGAGTGGACGGCACCTACGAAGGCTCTTTCGCCATGCTCACCAACATAACGGAGCGTAAGTTGGCTGAAGAGGCCCTTGTCAAAAGCGAGAAGCTCTATGCCAACGCGATCGCTGCGACATCAGACGGCATCTGGGAATGGGACCTGACCACCGACGTGACATACTACAGTCCCCGCTGGTATGAAATGTTGGGGTACGAGGTCAACGCCTTTCCCATGAACCTGGAAGCATGGAAGAGCCTCTGTCATCCGGATGATCTCGAGGCTAGTATTGCAGCTATCCAGGTCTGTTTAGCATCTGCGGAGAGCTTGAGCTTTATGATTGAGTTTCGCATGCGGGCAAAGAGCGGAGCGTGGCGTTGGATTCGTGGACGGGGAAATGTCGTTGATCGCGATGCGCAGGGCAAGCCCAGAAAGGTCGCTGGCACCAATGCCGACATCACCGAGCGTAAATTGGCCGAAAGGGCTTTGCAGGAAAGTGAAGAGCGTTACAAACGCCTCGCAGACAATGCACAGGACGCAATCTTCCTGGCAGACGATTCCGGGAACATTTTGGATGCAAACCGCCATGCCCGCGAAACGCTCGGCTATTCACGCGAAGAGTTCACCCATATGCGCGTATGGGATATCGACTTGTCGGCTACCCCGGAATCATACTCTAGGTTGATAGCCACATGTCTGGCCCAGGGGGTGGTGACGGTGTTCGGATCGCACAGACGTGCAGACGGCACGGAGTATCCGGTCGAAGTTCAAACGTGCGTGTTTCAGGAGCAGGGGAGCAATTTCATCCTCGGCGTGGCAAGGGACGTCACGGATCGGATGAAAATGCAGGAACTCATGATCCAGACTGAGAAAATGATGAGCGTGGGAGGCTTGGCGGCTGGCATGGCGCATGAAATCAACAATCCCTTGAGTGGCATTTTGCAAAGCCTTCAGGTGATCAAGAGAAGGCTCAAAGAGCCGAGCGCATTGAGCGAAAGGGCGGCTTCAGAATCAGGGTGTACCTTCGAATCCATTCAAATATTTCTCGCGGCCAGGAAAATCTTCAACTTTCTTGACGCCATTGAGGAGTCAGGGAGGAGGGCTTCTCAGATTGTAAGAAGCATGCTGTCGTTTAGTCGCTGCGATTCGTCCGGGCATCAGCCAGTAGAAATTAAATCACTTCTCGATAAGTCACTGGAGTTATGCGCCACAGATTACGATCTGAAAAGCAATTATGATTTCCGCAACATCAAAATCATTAAGAACTACGACAGTCGGTCGCCAAGCGTGATGGGTTTGGCCACCCAGATTCAACAGGTGTTAATGAACATCTTGACTAACGCGGCTCACGCCATGGTTGGATCAAGGGAGCCTTGTTTAGTTTTGTCCACACGCCTTGAGGACGGCATGGTGCAAATTGACATCAAGGATAACGGGCCGGGAATGGCCGATGAATTGCGCAGAAAAGTATTTGAGCCGTTCTTCACTACCAAGGAAGTTGGTAGTGGGACGGGGCTTGGCTTTTCTGTGTCGTATTTCATCGTGGTCAATCATCATCGCGGGACCATTGAGGTCGAGTCCGAGTCCGGGAAAGGTGCGCATTTCATCATTCGCCTACCGTCCGCACTAGACAGGGAGGCTCCTCGCGCCCCATTGGCCCAGCGGTAA
- a CDS encoding sirohydrochlorin cobaltochelatase translates to MAAFGCALDDVQLHFEAFERQVRLKHPGLDVRWAFTANRIRAKLRQRGYPCSSVAEALSQMIDEGVRHVVVQSLHTVPGVEYDWTVQQAMGMLHPRKGLSDVSVGSPLLHDPQDIMRAAQAAVDYIPTAREESDAVVLVGHGTYHAGQAFYMAFESAISRLVPQAVVGTLLGEPGLSAVKERLARMGARRVFLVPLMCVPGHHVRVVGGHPYRAKPGPGCRAIAWPG, encoded by the coding sequence TTGGCGGCTTTCGGCTGCGCTCTTGACGATGTCCAGCTGCATTTCGAAGCGTTTGAAAGACAGGTGCGGCTTAAACACCCCGGTCTGGATGTCCGCTGGGCCTTCACGGCCAACAGGATACGCGCGAAACTTCGCCAGCGCGGCTATCCGTGCAGTTCCGTGGCGGAGGCATTGTCGCAGATGATCGACGAGGGCGTGAGGCATGTGGTGGTGCAGTCGCTGCACACGGTCCCGGGAGTGGAATACGACTGGACGGTACAACAGGCCATGGGAATGCTGCACCCCAGGAAGGGGCTCAGTGACGTAAGCGTCGGTTCGCCCCTGCTTCACGACCCGCAGGACATCATGCGGGCCGCGCAGGCTGCGGTGGACTATATTCCGACCGCGCGGGAGGAGTCGGATGCCGTGGTCCTTGTGGGACATGGCACATACCACGCAGGCCAGGCCTTCTACATGGCCTTCGAGAGCGCAATTTCCCGGCTCGTCCCGCAGGCCGTTGTGGGGACGCTTCTCGGCGAACCGGGGCTGTCCGCTGTCAAGGAGCGCCTTGCCCGGATGGGCGCCAGACGCGTTTTCCTGGTGCCGTTAATGTGTGTTCCCGGACACCACGTCCGTGTTGTCGGCGGCCACCCATATAGAGCCAAACCAGGGCCGGGGTGTCGTGCCATAGCGTGGCCAGGGTAA
- the istA gene encoding IS21 family transposase has translation MHEIRNIISRMRLGETNRQVSQVGLMGRNKAAALRRTALEQGWLDPGSPMPSNEAIAQIVGRRVVQKQDSSVEPYAEQVLAWAKSGVTGVAIHQTLVRNFGFSGAYNSVKRFLLRHRETEPATIILDFKPGEAAQVDFGTGPPVVDFRTGEVFKTWFFVMTLAFSRHQYVEFVLDQRVETWLGCHRRAFESFGGVPRKVILDNPKCAITKACYYDPEVQRGYAESAEGYGFLISPCPVRDPAKKGIVESGVKYVKKNFLPLREFRDLADLNRQAGEWVLGTAGNRIHGTTRECPLTRFAQVEKDFLRRLPDVAPEPAAWAQVKLHGDCHVQFEKRRYSAPFTLVHQTLWLRASEKSVQIYHGQTLVAMHPRLRNPGQRSTVHDHQPPEARAYLMADPQWCLEKAEKIGACCRELVEALFEHKVLDKLRAAQGVIRLVGKFGNNRLEAACARALAHGTPTYGSLKKILEKGLDQQPLSSPLTLSAVYGGQARFIRPTQLRLQ, from the coding sequence GTGCATGAAATTCGCAATATCATCAGCAGAATGCGCTTGGGAGAAACGAACCGTCAGGTTTCTCAGGTTGGGCTAATGGGCCGCAACAAAGCGGCGGCGTTACGCCGTACCGCGCTCGAGCAAGGATGGCTCGATCCAGGTTCCCCCATGCCGTCCAACGAAGCCATCGCTCAGATTGTTGGGCGCCGAGTAGTCCAGAAACAGGATTCATCGGTCGAGCCTTATGCTGAGCAGGTGCTGGCCTGGGCCAAGAGCGGTGTCACGGGCGTGGCCATCCATCAGACCCTGGTGCGCAACTTTGGTTTCAGCGGGGCGTACAACTCCGTGAAACGCTTCCTGCTACGGCATCGGGAGACGGAGCCAGCGACGATTATCCTGGACTTCAAGCCAGGGGAGGCCGCGCAAGTGGACTTTGGGACAGGACCGCCGGTTGTGGATTTCCGGACCGGTGAGGTGTTCAAAACTTGGTTCTTCGTCATGACCCTAGCCTTCAGTCGGCATCAGTACGTGGAGTTCGTCCTGGACCAGAGGGTGGAAACCTGGTTGGGCTGTCATCGGCGCGCCTTTGAGTCTTTCGGCGGAGTTCCCCGAAAAGTGATTCTCGACAATCCTAAATGTGCAATCACTAAGGCCTGTTACTACGACCCCGAGGTGCAGCGTGGCTATGCGGAAAGCGCGGAAGGCTATGGTTTTCTCATCTCTCCTTGTCCAGTTCGCGATCCGGCCAAAAAGGGCATCGTCGAGTCCGGTGTGAAGTATGTGAAGAAGAACTTCCTGCCGTTGCGTGAGTTCCGCGACCTGGCCGACCTCAACCGCCAGGCCGGTGAATGGGTTCTGGGAACGGCCGGCAATCGTATCCACGGGACCACCAGGGAATGCCCTCTGACCCGCTTTGCTCAGGTGGAAAAGGATTTCCTGAGAAGGCTGCCCGACGTGGCCCCGGAACCGGCTGCATGGGCACAGGTAAAGTTGCACGGCGACTGCCATGTCCAGTTTGAAAAACGCCGGTACTCCGCGCCATTCACGTTGGTCCATCAAACCCTTTGGTTGCGCGCCAGCGAGAAAAGCGTCCAGATTTACCACGGTCAGACTTTGGTGGCCATGCATCCCAGGTTGCGGAACCCTGGCCAGCGTTCAACGGTTCATGATCACCAGCCACCCGAGGCTCGAGCTTATCTTATGGCCGATCCTCAGTGGTGCCTGGAAAAGGCGGAAAAGATCGGTGCTTGCTGTCGGGAGTTGGTGGAGGCCTTATTCGAGCACAAGGTGCTCGACAAACTGCGCGCGGCGCAAGGCGTTATCCGTCTCGTCGGCAAGTTTGGAAACAATCGCCTGGAAGCGGCCTGTGCCCGCGCCCTTGCGCACGGCACGCCAACCTACGGCTCGTTGAAGAAGATATTGGAGAAGGGACTGGATCAGCAGCCGCTTTCGTCACCGCTCACCTTGAGTGCGGTTTACGGCGGCCAAGCCCGTTTCATCCGCCCGACCCAACTCAGGTTGCAGTGA
- the istB gene encoding IS21-like element helper ATPase IstB, which translates to MHPMPQLLPLLKQLRLSGILDSLEVRNRQAVEQKLSYTDFLAMLIEDELARREQHKFAQLQRRAGFNTQKTLESFDFTFNPGINQSLVMDLATCRFMDEKAPVLIVGPCGTGKSHLAQALGHMAVRRGHDTLFTSHAKLLGQMSAARAVGNYERKLAHLAKIELLIIDDFGLKPMRPGQDEDFHDVIAERYERRSTIVTSNLDFNEWSEAFHNKLLGAATLDRLRHGAYRVTLDGKSYRSPRASGENEGPAKTEEKGG; encoded by the coding sequence ATGCATCCCATGCCGCAACTTTTGCCTCTGCTCAAACAGTTACGCCTGTCCGGTATCCTCGATTCCTTGGAAGTGCGGAACCGCCAGGCTGTGGAACAAAAACTATCCTACACGGATTTCCTGGCCATGCTCATCGAGGATGAACTCGCCAGGCGGGAACAACACAAATTTGCCCAACTTCAGCGCCGGGCTGGCTTCAATACACAAAAGACTCTGGAATCTTTTGATTTCACGTTCAATCCAGGCATCAACCAATCCCTGGTCATGGACTTGGCCACCTGCCGCTTCATGGACGAGAAGGCCCCGGTACTCATCGTGGGGCCGTGCGGGACGGGCAAGAGCCACTTGGCCCAGGCGCTTGGGCACATGGCCGTACGCCGTGGACATGACACGCTTTTCACCTCTCACGCAAAGCTCCTCGGCCAGATGTCGGCGGCTAGAGCCGTGGGAAACTATGAGCGAAAACTGGCCCATCTGGCCAAGATCGAGCTGCTCATCATCGATGATTTCGGACTCAAGCCTATGCGGCCGGGGCAAGACGAGGACTTCCACGATGTCATCGCCGAGCGCTATGAGCGCAGATCGACTATAGTCACCAGCAATTTGGACTTCAATGAATGGAGTGAGGCTTTCCACAACAAGCTGCTGGGAGCTGCGACCCTGGATCGCCTTCGGCATGGAGCCTATCGGGTAACTTTGGATGGAAAAAGCTACCGCTCCCCAAGGGCCAGTGGAGAGAATGAAGGCCCAGCCAAAACTGAAGAGAAAGGCGGATAA
- a CDS encoding iron hydrogenase small subunit: protein MSIADFTRRQFLKASCVVAGGLVIGLRTTKQAVAAAKQLKEFMMDRINGVYGADVKFKIRASQDNPQVKALYKNWLEKPMSHKAEQFLHMHFTDRSKNIAALKAAGKFPNPRQKEFEGPYPF from the coding sequence ATGAGCATTGCCGACTTCACCCGCCGCCAGTTCCTGAAGGCTTCCTGCGTGGTGGCAGGAGGGCTGGTCATCGGCCTGCGTACCACCAAGCAGGCTGTCGCTGCCGCCAAGCAACTGAAGGAATTCATGATGGACCGCATCAACGGGGTCTATGGCGCTGATGTCAAGTTCAAGATCAGGGCTTCCCAGGACAACCCCCAGGTGAAGGCCCTGTACAAGAACTGGCTGGAAAAGCCCATGAGCCACAAGGCCGAGCAGTTCCTGCACATGCACTTCACGGATCGCTCGAAGAACATCGCCGCCCTGAAGGCTGCTGGGAAGTTCCCCAACCCGCGCCAGAAGGAATTTGAAGGACCGTATCCCTTCTAG
- a CDS encoding [FeFe] hydrogenase, group A, which yields MARIEMEKIFYEDHAPNPKDDPDKLFFIQIDEKKCIGCDTCMGYCPTGAIFGESGGPHSIPYEPLCVNCGQCLTHCPVGAIYEAQSWVTPITAKLKDKSIKKIAMPAPAVRYALGDCFGMPVGSVSTDHMLAALKALGFDHTWDNEFAADVTIWEEGSELVGRLTKKIDKPLPQFTSCCPGWHKYVESFYPDLLPYLSSCKSPIGMCGALSKTYGADNIKVDRSKIYTVSIMPCTAKKYEGMRADLWSSGYQDIDATIDTRELAYMIKKAGIDFAKVKTDKVDPLMGASTGGATIFGVSGGVMEAALRFAYQAVTGKPPQSMDFKLVRGGIDGVKKADVKVGDVDLKVCVVNGLKNAKPILEEIRAGKSPYHFIEIMTCPGGCVCGGGQPVMPGVLTSMEWKTTKLYAGLRKRLEMYNTNKA from the coding sequence ATGGCGCGCATCGAAATGGAGAAAATCTTCTACGAAGATCATGCTCCCAATCCCAAGGACGATCCGGATAAGCTCTTTTTCATCCAGATCGACGAGAAGAAGTGCATCGGCTGCGACACCTGCATGGGCTATTGCCCCACCGGAGCCATCTTCGGCGAATCCGGCGGGCCGCACTCCATCCCCTACGAGCCCCTGTGCGTCAACTGCGGCCAGTGCCTGACCCACTGCCCGGTCGGCGCGATCTACGAAGCCCAGTCCTGGGTGACGCCCATTACGGCCAAGCTCAAGGACAAGAGCATCAAGAAGATCGCCATGCCCGCGCCCGCCGTACGCTACGCCCTGGGCGACTGCTTCGGCATGCCCGTCGGGTCCGTGAGCACCGATCACATGCTGGCCGCCCTCAAGGCTCTCGGTTTCGACCACACTTGGGACAACGAGTTCGCCGCCGACGTGACCATCTGGGAAGAGGGCTCGGAACTTGTCGGCAGGCTGACCAAGAAGATCGACAAGCCTCTGCCCCAGTTCACCTCCTGCTGCCCGGGCTGGCACAAGTATGTGGAGTCCTTCTACCCGGACCTGCTCCCGTACCTCTCCAGCTGCAAGTCGCCCATCGGCATGTGCGGCGCGCTCTCCAAGACCTACGGGGCAGACAACATCAAGGTGGACCGCTCCAAGATCTACACCGTGTCCATCATGCCCTGCACGGCCAAGAAGTACGAAGGCATGCGCGCGGACCTGTGGTCCAGCGGCTACCAGGACATCGACGCCACCATCGACACCCGCGAACTGGCCTACATGATCAAGAAGGCGGGCATCGACTTCGCCAAGGTCAAGACCGACAAGGTGGACCCCCTCATGGGCGCTTCCACGGGCGGCGCGACCATCTTCGGTGTGTCTGGCGGCGTCATGGAGGCGGCGTTGCGCTTCGCCTATCAGGCCGTCACCGGAAAGCCGCCCCAGAGCATGGACTTCAAGCTCGTGCGCGGTGGCATTGACGGCGTGAAGAAGGCGGACGTGAAGGTCGGCGACGTGGACCTCAAGGTCTGCGTGGTGAACGGACTCAAGAACGCCAAGCCCATCCTTGAGGAGATCAGGGCCGGGAAGTCGCCCTATCACTTCATTGAAATCATGACCTGCCCCGGCGGCTGCGTCTGCGGCGGCGGCCAGCCCGTCATGCCGGGCGTTCTGACCTCCATGGAATGGAAGACCACCAAACTCTACGCCGGTCTGCGCAAGCGCCTCGAAATGTACAACACCAACAAGGCATAG